From Cricetulus griseus strain 17A/GY chromosome 1 unlocalized genomic scaffold, alternate assembly CriGri-PICRH-1.0 chr1_0, whole genome shotgun sequence, a single genomic window includes:
- the LOC100761478 gene encoding LOW QUALITY PROTEIN: speckle-type POZ protein-like isoform X2 (The sequence of the model RefSeq protein was modified relative to this genomic sequence to represent the inferred CDS: inserted 1 base in 1 codon), giving the protein MSEDRAAERSGHTDFSVQKFSYSWTISNFGFLLQEIGGAIKSPTFSSGFSDNDKWCLKILANGIDKESKDYLSVHLMMLSCPKSPAWARFRFWIISVDGDKANGKISPRFFKFMPKQHWGFKKFIHRDLLLGLESWLFPDNELTIFCEVDLVVQDSLINCGKSTLPGIQVPRXHIGDELGQLWENSLFTDCCLVVAGQEFQAHKAILAARSPVFRAMFEHDMEEKRKNCVEIQDLEPQVFKAMMDFIYTGKAPDLHSMADAVLAAADKYGLERLKVMCEDALCRDLCVENAAHTLILADLHSAGQLKTKTLDFITPRASDISETSSWKTMMVLHPQLLAEAYSSLASTHSSLLEPPPKRLKQS; this is encoded by the exons ATGTCAGAAGACCGGGCAGCCGAGAGATCGGGCCACACAGATTTCAGTGTGCAGAAATTCTCCTACAGCTGGACCATAAGCAACTTCGGATTCTTGCTTCAGGAGATAGGGGGCGCCATTAAAAGCCCAACCTTCTCCTCAGGATTCAGTGACAACGACAAATGGTGTTTGAAAATACTCGCAAATGGGATCgacaaagaaagcaaagattaCCTGTCAGTTCACCTAATGATGCTCAGCTGCCCAAAGAGTCCAGCCTGGGCAAGGTTCCGGTTTTGGATCATCAGTGTCGATGGAGATAAAGCCAATGGCAAGATAAGCCCAAGATTCTTCAAGTTCATGCCAAAACAACACTGGGGATTCAAAAAGTTCATCCATCGAGATTTGCTCTTGGGTCTGGAGTCTTGGCTCTTCCCAGACAATGAACTCACTATCTTCTGCGAGGTGGACCTCGTGGTCCAAGACTCCCTCATCAACTGTGGGAAGAGCACGCTGCCCGGTATCCAGGTTCCAA AACACATTGGAGATGAGCTAGGACAGCTGTGGGAGAATTCCCTCTTCACAGACTGCTGCCTGGTGGTAGCTGGCCAGGAATTCCAAGCTCACAAGGCCATCTTAGCAGCTCGCTCTCCAGTTTTCAGAGCCATGTTTGAACATGAcatggaggagaaaagaaaaaactgcGTGGAGATCCAGGATCTGGAGCCCCAAGTCTTCAAGGCAATGATGGACTTCATTTATACCGGGAAGGCACCAGACCTCCACAGCATGGCAGATGCTGTGCTGGCAGCTGCTGACAAGTATGGCCTGGAGCGTTTGAAGGTCATGTGCGAGGATGCCCTCTGCAGGGACCTCTGTGTTGAGAATGCTGCCCACACTCTCATCCTCGCTGACCTCCACAGTGCAGGGCAGCTGAAAACCAAGACCCTGGATTTCATTACACCGCGTGCTTCTGATATATCTGAGACTTCAAGCTGGAAGACAATGATGGTCTTACATCCCCAGTTGTTGGCTGAAGCATACAGCTCCTTGGCCTCTACTCACAGTTCATTACTTGAGCCCCCTCCCAAACGCCTGAAGCAATCATAG